A region of the Cottoperca gobio chromosome 22, fCotGob3.1, whole genome shotgun sequence genome:
AAAGAGTTATTTCCTGTCTCAGTGGAGGTAAGGTTGTCTTCTTCTGTCCCAGAGATCCTGACTGCTGCTCCACAGTGACTGGCAGAGCAGGGAGGGTCCATTGTGGTTCGGGCAGTGCCCCCTCTTGCAGGCTATTGCATGGAGCTACTTTACGCAGCCTGGGTCTGGATCCTGTGGAGCCCATTGACTCACTCCTTGTCCCGAGGCTGTTGAGCCACAATACTAAATTGTACTCTCGTACAAGTGATCTATGAAACAAAGTTCAAAGATAGTGTCTCTTTCTTTAAATTTAGTGTTAATTACAATTACTAATCTCACCTTTTTAATATCTTCTCATCAGACTGTAGGTCCACCGTTTTTATTGACTTTTCCCATAGTTGGactctcctttttaaaaaaaaaacatcaattacAGAATAATTTACGATTTAAATTGACTCCCCAACTTGACCTATTTCTTCCAGCTGCTTCCAAACTACCCTGTTGGTCTTCACATCTCCCCTGCTGGGGAAATTAATGTTTGTCCCGAAGCATCTCTGTCTGGTGCCAAAGTACAAACGCAAAAACACGTTTGATAGTGGTTAAAAGAGTAGGTGTGTacttcagctctgccttcatACTTGACTTCATTATAATGAGCTAGGTTTCTATGGCAACTCTCCCTACAGGTTACTTTGTAACTCAAAAGTTAATGCTTGAAAGAACCTGTTCTTTCCCTGCACCCCTTCCATACTGGAAAACCCAGAGGGGTGAGGAGAGAGACGGGAAATTCTCTGGGAAGTTGTTAACTGACTGATAAATGTGACTATATGAGAACTCAGGGATGgacaaacactgaaacaaaggTGGGGATGAACTATTAGGCTGCATGTCAGCTTGTACAGTAGTTTTATCAAACCAGCTACTTCATATAACTTCTGCCTTAACATATGACCTATGTTCTTCTTTGTTGGTGTAGTTTGTATGCTTTTGGTACCCTATAGATTATGTTGTGATTATTTTCAAAACTACTCCTTATAATGATGTCCTTATAAATGACATCATTGTGGTTATGGCTGCAGACCAGTGATGTCATTATGTTttacattgataggacaaagtcaataggagagccactttcttttccagtcataaaaagcatgtctgcttattaatctgtcatccctcTCAGAACATACACTATGCAATGTAGTCAACcaatacattaattaaaagcaggattaccttaataataataatattaataataataataataataataatataataataataataataataataataataataataataataataataataataataataataactaaattaCTTTAAAGTCTTTCACAATTGAGAAGGTTTATTTTGCCTGAGCCAAAATCCATgtgatctcaaaagatgcctcagttaatcgttcagctgtattagttgtcctgtgtttgagcctttgttgtccagaaagagaagaagaaagctgctctatttttgttttacctAATTTCCCTCCCgattcgactcgtggaggacaaataaaaattcctctgtccacttttcttgaaccctactcgtcttgtatggctcgtacctttctttttttaacgggagtagccaagctaacgcaagtaggaagtgccaggttggtcgtagtatcctccaatttaaatgctccaatttagcgatatacattttttatagcaaatgtccatattcataagcatgcttatgataacatttttaatgaccttaaatttatttatttctaatccagcccaccatgtatctacccgtccaagagcacattcaccattgtagcgctgatagacagccaaaactggcaactccgtaGTGAGTCAGTTTagtgccgagcaagtttaaatatcttgtttctggtctatatttgcatcttttagcaattattaataatacttatgtgtaggctaatagaggagacactgtgttttaatgggttgtatgtaatagccctgcttgtttttagtgtttttatgaaatatctgtattgactcataatcatatctatcacccctttatttagcccactgccacgcgagccaccaattaaagcttggcgagccgcaggaggctcgcgagctgTGCAATGATTAACACTGCTATAGACTCTTGTTATcgtttaaattatttatattttcttcatTGCTGCATCTGCAGTTTGGATACAGTGTTTTGTCCCTTTTGGAGCACCGTTGGTTGTCTCATGTTTCTTTTCAAAGTGCTGATTGCTGGCTCTTTTTAGAAAATTATGCTGATTGGCATTCAACCTGTAATATGACAAGaccttgttgtgttttgtaattCTTTGTAATTTCACTCTTTGCATACTTTGCTCACGTTCTGTCTACCCCATATCGAAATATCCAATAAAAAGTGTGTGAACATTATTGTGGCTAACATATGCATCCTCTACATAAGGCCACTCTAACCTCTCTTATCAGCATCCAGCAGAACTATATACTCAACTATATAATTAAGATTTGAACATTACATACGCTCTGCTTGTTTTagctcatttattttaatacgtTCAAATGTCACTGCGGTTGATTATCTGAAAGTGTCACCTCAGCAAATGCTTCATTAGAGGTCCCAACTGACTGACACTCCAGCAACCATAACAACACTGTGGTATTAGACTattgggactgtgtgtgtgtgacaaagagtGATGCAGAAAGACTGAGAATTAAGTCCCCTGCCACACTCATCATCTCAATAGCACTATTTGAACTAAAATTTTATTTTTGCCACCATCTTATGGGACACTAGAAAGTCATTTTGACAAGGCCTATTACACTGGTATTCTCTATAGGCAAAACATCTCCCATGGGCtttttccagtgtgtgtgtgtgtgtgtgtgtgtgtgtgtgtgtgtgtgtgtgtgaacgacGATAATTATAGTAGAAACAATCATTCTCAATCTTCTTCAGTTTCCAGTGGGTATATGTGTGTCAGTAAGTGACAGCTAAGTACAGCACAGAAAAAGCATTGCATAATATATTATAGCAAGGATAATTCTGCAAAGTCATCAGTGCTAAATCAATACAATGCACTTACCAGATTAGCCTGCTAATATTGTATGAACCCCACCGCTTAGTTCTGCTAACAATATCCCGTCATGATACAAAGTATATGGTTGAAACAATAGTTCTTATGCAGTCTTTGGAGGCTGATTCCACAGTATCAGTTTAGAAAAAACCGTGAtctttaacataaaaacatgtgtcTTTGCTAACATTAAACCATGTGGTTATTTGGCATGTTTTCATGTTGAAGTGGGAGAGTGAATTGGATCAAAATGAAAGTGGGGCTATAATCAAGATTTTAGGAATACTGAGGCCATGAGTCCAAGTCCACCCCAACAACAtagattaatattaatatttatcattattatagaAATCTTTATGAAAGTTAATCATTATACAAACTTATTATGGTAATTTGTTCTGGTGTTTGTGAAGCTTTGTAAGCATCATTAGCATTGTATGCATCCTTGTCAGTGCTCATTTAGACAACACAGAAATTACTGAGAAGTCTAAAGATGTTCCAATATATTGTTAGAAATATCAGGAATAATACACTGCTATACATGTGAGTTTTAAGTCTTTTATTATAAAACCAAAAAAGCCTGTACATTACGCATAATATAATTGCCATTCTTGTATATAATGCTATTCAATAAGACTGAAAATAATACTCTTATTGATACAGCgtaaaataaatatcataaataCATGTAAGAATGAGCCAAATTGGCCCTGCTAATATTTATATTCACAGAATACAGTCCGCGGAGCAGGTCAGGGGACGCCAATCAGCTCTTGGCTTGGGTGCGTGCGAGGAACAGGACTGAGTGTGGCAAGTATTTCAAGAAAGTAAATAACACTTTCCATCCTTTCAATTAGCAAAATCCATGAAAATTCTCCTTTAACCCTCCTGATGTGAAGTGATGGAGTGAGAGATGCACCTCCAGAGGGAAGTTCAAGACAATACTTCCTGTCTTCCTGAAAAAGAGTCCTAGTGGACCGAACATCCTGCCACACCTCCGCACCATGGAGGAACATGAGCAGACAGGGCTTCAAGACTGGTTAACAGAGGCTACAAGCAGAGCTCCGCCATGTCATGCCAAGGGAATGGAGACAGTGCCGTTTGCCCGACTGCGGCTTCGAGTGTGGACGCTGGAATCTGTGAGCTCCTCGCCGTGTTCCTCCGACTTCTTGTCTGCGATGTTGGCCAGGAAACGCAACGTGACTGAGTCCCACTCCTctggcagcagcaggagcaagAAGCCCAGGCAGATGATGCAGGTGGCTGCCAGGCGCACCACGCTGAAGATCACCTCATGTTTCAAAAGATCTACGGCTACAGCATGCGAAAGAAAGACAGGAACCGAAGAGCAGGACGGAGAAGGAGGGTGGGggagaaaaaagaacaaattgaGATTAATTACATAAAGTAAGATAAACCACAGGACACTGCGGCTGTAGCGGATGAGTGTTGCAAATGCGGATTATAATCAGCACAAGCAATCCACTTCTTTGCGGTCTAGAGCACTGGGACAAGTTGCCATAACTCACTGACCTTCATACAGTCCATCGTGGTTAAAGAAAATAACTCGTCTGCAGGCATTTAGTGTCGCCTTAGCAACCTGATCCTCCCTCAGCGAGAGAATAGTTGCAGGGTCTGTTGAGGCACATTGATGATTGGGTTTCCAGGCCGAGAGAGGCAGACTTGCTGTGTAATCTGTTTGCTACAGCGGCCTTAAGTGCTGACCGCTCAACACAAAACCACAGTATGTGTGGCCATTTCCTCACATTTTCACAATCATATTTATTTCCACTATAATaatcaagaaataaaaaatcagTAATAGGTAATAATAGTTGATCAAGAAACCCTACCTGCATTGCCCGGCACACTGAGCAGTGTCCCTATGGAGATGAGGATGGGGTACGTCAGCACCACACCAACATGCACCAAGATGTTGAACACTGTAAAGAGAAAGTAAAACGACTGGTCGATGAATCCATTAGCTGATAGACAGATAATTCTCATTACACTCATTCAAATATTCCAGCTTCTCATATGTGatgatttgcatttttttacTCATCTATCTCTCTGAGCAATTGTCAGACATTTTTCACTactctctgacattttatagaccacacCACAAGGTATCAATTTAAAGTACGTTGTGGAGTTTATGACCACTACTAGCTGTGTGGAGCATTGTTTTTAATAGGATGCACAAGCATGCAGCTGTTGGTTTGTGTCAGTAACACACTAAAAAAAATGTAGAAATCGCaaaggcagtgaagaagaagactgctagCAAGTAAACATCATGTAAACAATTAGAAATCGTCTCATAAATACAGATACAATATTTTATGAGGAAGAAAATGCCTTCAatgtatttattgcattttagtGAGAAACACTAAAAGTTTGTTTACCCTCCTCAAGGCACCTTTTATCAAGAAAATAACTGGCCAACaaatcatttttgaaaataactATTAGCTGCAGcctaaaaattaataaaaaaagatttcaacACATGGGTGAAACCATGATCTTTACCCTTCTCTCTACAGGGATGTAAATGCTCTCTCACCCAGCCACAGTCCTGCCAGTCCACACAGGTATCCCCAGGGCAGCGAGGACAGTGAGCCCAAGTGCTCCACCTTGGTGAAGTAGAGGATGAGGGGCACACAGGAGATGAAGATGAGGTTAAAGAAGCCCATGGTGGAAAGGAAGTGAGCCACTTCTCCAAGATTGGCACTGCCCAGGAACATCTTGAACAGCACCTGGATGGTGAGAAGACAACTGTTCATTTACTCCTTTACACTCGCCTATACAAGCATTTAAAGTCAGAGCAAAGACAATCATAAAAGTGGTTCAAACTGTGATGTGGTCTAACCTTGTAGAGAGCTGATGTGGAGGCCGAGCCCACAGCCAATGCCACGCCCACAAAGGAATCACCATGGAAACCATCAGCATAAGCCATCATGACAATACCTGTGATGGCCATGATGGCCGCCACAATCTGCAGGTAGAGAATCAGTGCCGCCAGTTGCATTAGTACTCAGGAGTAAGAAAAAACAGTTCTTGAAAGTATTATTATCATCGTTGGTGTTTTCATACTGACCCGAACACCCATGAAACGGTCCTTGAGAACAATCCAGGACAAGAGAAAGACGAAAGCCTTGTGGCAGCAGTAGAGAGCAGAGACATCAGTGGCGGTCAGCTTCTTCAAGGCCATGAGGTACAGGTAGTTGGTCAGCGTCCACAGGATTGAGAAGGGTGCTGTTCTCTTTACGAAAAGCTTAAGAGTCATCCCATCCTCCCCAAAGAGCTTGCTGCACTCCCTGTTTGAGAGAACAAACCACAGAAGGGTAAAGGAAGTGATGTCAACCTGTTTTTCAATTTATTTGGAACAACGTCTTTGTTTCTCAGGCTTTCAGCCTTGCTATCAGAGGACCAAACTTTAAGGATGGAAATGTTGGTTGCTTAGTTGCCTGGTTCCTCATGGACAGTCAGGGGGTTCAACATGTGTTCCAGGTGAGTGTAAAGAGCAGCCAGGCCTCGAGGGGGCCACTAGTGGAGCTTTTATGGTAGCTGGTACTTGGTTTACTGTAAAAACCATAGACCAGTTCTACAAATATGCAAACTGAAAAACACTACCTCCTCGGTGGAGGTAGTGTTTTTCAGTTTGCatatttgtcagcaggattatggaaagaCGACTTGCCCAAttgtcatgaaacttggtggaagggtgtagaaTGTGCTAATAAAGTATGTGGAGTGGATCAGAATCACAGGGCAGATACActaatctttttcatatatgattTGACAGATAGGATTTGACCTTGGAGGAGGTCTGTGAAGAAGGGCACTCTTCTAGTTACTTAATTTTGCTAAACATGAACACCACAATTTTTACTTTGGTGACGACCTACCCTGACACATCTGTTCAATTTCTCTCAGTCTGCTATAGCTCGTTACGTAGTAACAGTGGAAAGCACATGTATTAGAAAAGTTTGCGGTAAAAGATTCTCAGGAATGCAATAGGgcagattgtgtttgttttttttgtaaatgttttctgaaCTTTTATTCAAAGATAATTTTGTTGTCAGTTTACCTGAATTTCTGTATGGGAGTCTGCTTCTCCCGTGTGGTAACCACAAGTCCGGAGTAGTAGATGGGGAAGAAGAGGATGTTCCAGTTGCTGCTGAACCAGGAGATGAAGAAGGGACAGGAGAACGACTGGAAGGTCAGCTTAACCACCTGAGTGGTACCCACCCAGGAAGAGGAGACGcacagcaccagcagcagaccACCCAGCACCTTCAGAGCTGTGTTGGTACATGTCTGATAGGACCGGCTCTCTTCGCTGGTCTCGCTGCCTGGTGTCTCTGCATGAGACTCTGAACCATCCTCTCCTGATGGGAAAAAATAGGAGAAAAGTCAATAACAGAAATGTCATCGCAGCATCTCTCCATGTGCACTCTACTTCCTGTTCAAAGGCCAATGAGAACAGAAAGCCTCAACTATGAATCCACTTGCCTCAAAAATGTAACTTATTTGGATTCTAATTACAAGATGTTAATGTTGTCTCTGTTGGTCAACCTGtctgtccaccactttgatccagactgaaatatctcaacatctactggaTAGATTGCCATGGcattttgtacaaacattcatggtccccagaggatgaatcctgtgTGATTATCCTGACCATTTGGTATAGATATCCATGGTGTTGAGACGATGAAGCCCGATGAATTTGGGGATCACCAGACTTTTCCTGTAGTGCCCTcatgaggttcacatttgtgttttttagtgAAACATCACGTTATGTGAGTATCTCTAGTGAATTTTGATAACGTTGATGATCCCTAACTTTTCCTTCAGCGCCATCACAaggtcaacatttcaatttgttcAATGATATCAGCCTGAACTGGACTTTGTAATTTTGTGCAAATGCTAACATGCCAACTTGCTCAACTAAGATGGTGagcatggtaaacattaaaGATGCTTAACAGCAACATGATAGTATTGCGATTGTAaccatgttagcatgccattacattggcatttagctgaaaaCCCTACAGGCCTAGCTGTGCATAAACACAGCCTCACAGCCTTGTTGTATGTACAGGATTAGGCTCGGGTCTCCCTGGCTGGGGTCTAGCACATAAGCATTTATTGATCAATTGCCCTCAGTGATCACTACCACAGTTTGCATTCCTTGCTGTAAAGGCGCTGATGCACAAGGCAAGgctttgttaaaatgtgttgggTTAGCATTGTGGCTGTGCATGTCATAAATAGCTTTGTCGCCTCATGATGCAGCACGTACTGTACACCCATTGTAATCAGGTGTGCACAGAAACCTGATGCCCAGAAAGCAAGAGTAAACCTAACCACATGACATTCCACAAGAAAGTCATGTCAACCTTGGCAGCCACTGTTTGGTCGGTTGGTACATTCCTGCTATGAAAAGGATGCCTTTGAAATATATAGGAACATGGAAACAAGAACTTCATGTAGTAGACCTGCGAAAGAGGTACGGTATCACCAAAATGACAAATAGATAGAGGGGACTTATTTCTAACCTAATGCCAATGATGCATGGTTGACCTGGCCCAGTGCCTAAATGGACTGCGGGACTTCTGGACGTTAACTGTGCTGTATAATATGtgaagtgttgtgtgtgtgagcatttcCGGAGAGAGCTCAGATCCGTTCTTTAACTTTCAACAGTGTGATCAATTTACACCAGGGCAGGAATAAAAGATGACATGTGCTGGATGTTTGCTGCCTGTGCTCTCTTTGCTAGCTCAACACGTGAAGCTCTGCCATTTCCACCATGGCTTCAGACACTAGAGGGTCTTGTACCTGTAGTATCTACCCTCTGCAGTAGCAGGGCATCTCGGCGTGCTCATTATTGCATCTTATGGCCTTTAACTTCAATGAGACCTCAACACGAAGTCAAGCccttgagaaaacaaacaagtagTGTCACTGAAAGGTCTAATGAAAGTGGATTGTACCcacatgtactgtaaataatCATTCCTTTCATCCAAAAAAAGTCTCTGATCAAGTAACCAATGAccgtttttttttgtcagtgtaAAACACTTAGAGTCTTTGTGCCCACCCGGAAACTAAGTTGACAAGAGTCTTTTCCAGAGCCACTTCTTTCTTTCAGAAAAGAACTCAACTGTCTTGCCAAACTTAGTTTATAAGCTTAATGAATTCATGAGATTATCACTGGCACCCAGTAAGAGTATTAAATCTAAGTCATGGCGGTAAGTATTATAACCGAGAAAGAATGGTCAATATAAAGTCACAGATTAGATTCACGTCAGTGCAGTAGTGAAAGAGCATCATTTacttaagaaaaaaacaacaataccacaatgtaaaaatgcCCCATTGCAAGTAAAAGTGCTGCATTGAACATcctaattaaataataatacttggTCTACAGAAAGTTGTCCCCTGTaactgatatattatatatgtgtattacatttgtattgatGTACCATTGCATAAGTAGCATTTAACTGTTGTAACCAGTCATGTCGGAGCTAgttttatctattttatatacACTTAGGCAGTTTAGTCCAGTTGTTCCTAACCGGGGGGTCAGGCCGCCTCCAAAAGGTCCCAAGACAAATCTGAGGCATCGTCAGAAGATGAATGTGggtggagagaaaaataatcaaactttTGCTCCACAaatttgtattcatattttgGACTTTTCTCTAATATAaggtttttgtgtcttttgtgttttgtctttggaTCTCAAAAGgttattaaaataaagagatataagAGGTTCAGAAAGGAAATTTAAAAGctcatcatatgtttttatatgtagaatcttaatctgaaaagtaaccaGGAACTATGtgtgtcagataaatgtagtggagtaaaaagtacaatatgaaATTTAGTTGAGAAGAAGCATAAAGTAGAATACAAGCACCTCAAAACTTAAGTAATGTGcggtacttgagtaaatgttctttGTTACTGCATCAGTGCAGCACTGGCCTACAGGATGTAAAATGTTTCACCTTACAGCATATCCCATCTGGGAGCAGATCTACAGCATGCGGTGAAAGCAAAAATGTTTAACACCGATACAGTTTCTTTCCGACAGGATCATCGAGGGATTTGGTCTAATTACATTCTGTCACAGCAAGGATTCTTAATAAACCTAATGAGCCTGGTGGTTGCTAACTGGAAAACTGAGATCTGAAATTCCTGCAAGAGAGAAGCAgctcttttattcttttttttatggctgctTCTCGCCATCCAACAGGCAAGATGGTTTGTGTTTCCTAGCACCGACAAAAACCTAAAGCTTTTAGTGTTGGATACGGGCTCTTTCGTCCTGAGGTAAAAGCCACTTCAGGCTGATCTGGTGCCAAgatgcagtaatattataaCTCTACTATTACCCTGCCTCATAAAAGCAGCTCTCTGGCCAACATGGTTATTGCTGACAAGTATTACTGCTAAAAAGTTGCAAAGGAAACAATAATatccaacaaacacaaactgtcagCAAAATATGGTAGTGAAATACTTCACTAAAGTAGAACAAGTGCTCTTTGGGGTTAAGTTCAGTCTGCTCAGAGTAAGTATACGTGTTTGGTAAAATGAAAGAGCAGTAGGTAAGTTCTTACACTATTTAACTGAACACCAGCTGTCAGAAATAATTTGGTGCATTATTATGAGCCATAGgatgttgcttttatttaaagatgATCATcgaaatgttttgtaaaacacaTAAAAGTATGTATGAATGCTTGACTCTCCACAAATACatcaaaacattaacattagaGTCAGAAAATCTGCTTAGAGTATGCACCTAAATTTGAAGTTGAGACAAACTCCCAcctctatttaaaaaaacatacactTTTAAGGCTATATGTAATGTAGGCTACGCAAACTAATACTGAACTCAACTCttgagaattaaaaaaaatgtttttacattcataCATGGAACAGTTGACTAGAATGATTTGAAAGTGTTCACATCAAGACAGAAATCCCAGTGCTGCAGAGGATCACTCACATACAGGCACCCATTGACAGAGCTTATCCACTCTGTGTGACGCAGTACGCTGCTCGAACCTCTCATTTCAATCCATTCTGTGTTTTATCCCCGCCACTGACACTGCATGCCAGTGACATTGATGGATGGACCCCTGCTGAATCCAATATGAAGCTCACAGTCACGTCTGCAGTGTTAGGCAGGCGTCCTACAGCCAAACACCATTAAGTTTTTATCTAAGTTAGGGCTGAACATGTGACATGGTTATGATGATATTGATGCAAAGGTGATTAGCAGTATCAGTCTGTAATCTGTGTTGCAAAGGTAAACGCGGGAGGGATTTAAGAGAACTTTTAGGGATGAGGATGCTCAAAAGGAGAGAGTAGAATTGTTCAGTTAGATGAAGGAAGGGCAGGTGCAGCGAATGAACAGATGTGAAAGCAGCTGACTTGAGcctgtttggttttattttacatcagTGCTGGCCAGCCAAAAACAGATGCTGCTGCTACAACTACACTTCCTGTCAACACATTCAGCGTCTGAACTGAAACGATAAGTTTCAAAAAGCCCAAGTGGAAAAATTGTTAAATTCAGTAGCTGGTCTTCAGATATTTAAACTGGTGGACTGTAactcagtacatttactcaagtact
Encoded here:
- the slc35f4 gene encoding solute carrier family 35 member F4 isoform X2, translated to MISTESVLESGDQPCIRLEPLVNTHLPGNATPTGGSCAVFIDGTTKVTANGVHDIENRILRITGYYGYNPGYSSHRREDGSESHAETPGSETSEESRSYQTCTNTALKVLGGLLLVLCVSSSWVGTTQVVKLTFQSFSCPFFISWFSSNWNILFFPIYYSGLVVTTREKQTPIQKFRECSKLFGEDGMTLKLFVKRTAPFSILWTLTNYLYLMALKKLTATDVSALYCCHKAFVFLLSWIVLKDRFMGVRIVAAIMAITGIVMMAYADGFHGDSFVGVALAVGSASTSALYKVEHLGSLSSLPWGYLCGLAGLWLVFNILVHVGVVLTYPILISIGTLLSVPGNAAVDLLKHEVIFSVVRLAATCIICLGFLLLLLPEEWDSVTLRFLANIADKKSEEHGEELTDSSVHTRSRSRANGTVSIPLA
- the slc35f4 gene encoding solute carrier family 35 member F4 isoform X1, yielding MISTESVLESGDQPCIRLEPLVNTHLPGNATPTGGSCAVFIDGTTKVTANGVHDIENRILRITGYYGYNPGYSSHRREDGSESHAETPGSETSEESRSYQTCTNTALKVLGGLLLVLCVSSSWVGTTQVVKLTFQSFSCPFFISWFSSNWNILFFPIYYSGLVVTTREKQTPIQKFRECSKLFGEDGMTLKLFVKRTAPFSILWTLTNYLYLMALKKLTATDVSALYCCHKAFVFLLSWIVLKDRFMGVRIVAAIMAITGIVMMAYADGFHGDSFVGVALAVGSASTSALYKVLFKMFLGSANLGEVAHFLSTMGFFNLIFISCVPLILYFTKVEHLGSLSSLPWGYLCGLAGLWLVFNILVHVGVVLTYPILISIGTLLSVPGNAAVDLLKHEVIFSVVRLAATCIICLGFLLLLLPEEWDSVTLRFLANIADKKSEEHGEELTDSSVHTRSRSRANGTVSIPLA